From Leptotrichia wadei, one genomic window encodes:
- a CDS encoding polysaccharide deacetylase family protein, which yields MKKTFSVIGIIVAIIGFLYSGVHIFGTTAKFIEHHSLESSIKKLTHEKNTKTADLAAVTKKNDDVKAQYQKLKADKKIKTVYLTFDDGPSGHTDQILEILKRNNIKATFFVIGIGKNFKDYKKITDQGHSIGLHSFTHEYKKVYANEDSFFKEFYQIHDAIKSTTGQDVKIIRFPGGSSNTIASKALKTAIINRLTREGFVYFDWNCDSTDASGNNVPVAKLVKYGVCTTHPDINVLMHDTNAKKTTVQALQQIIDGYKKAGYTFETLNVNSPRIQHVKQPEIK from the coding sequence ATGAAAAAAACATTTTCAGTCATTGGTATAATAGTGGCTATAATTGGATTCCTATATTCAGGAGTGCATATTTTTGGTACAACTGCAAAATTTATTGAACACCATAGCTTAGAATCAAGCATAAAAAAATTAACACATGAAAAAAACACAAAAACTGCAGATTTAGCTGCGGTTACTAAGAAAAATGATGATGTAAAAGCACAATATCAAAAGTTAAAAGCTGACAAAAAAATTAAAACAGTTTATTTGACATTTGATGACGGACCTTCAGGACATACTGATCAAATTCTTGAAATCCTGAAAAGAAATAATATAAAAGCTACATTTTTTGTAATCGGAATTGGAAAAAACTTTAAAGACTACAAGAAAATAACTGATCAAGGACATTCAATCGGACTGCACAGCTTTACACATGAATATAAAAAAGTTTATGCAAACGAAGACAGTTTCTTTAAGGAATTTTATCAAATACATGATGCTATAAAATCTACAACTGGGCAAGATGTTAAAATTATAAGATTCCCTGGAGGTTCTAGCAACACTATTGCTTCAAAGGCTTTAAAAACTGCTATCATTAACAGATTGACAAGAGAAGGATTTGTTTATTTTGACTGGAACTGTGACAGTACAGATGCTTCTGGAAATAATGTTCCTGTAGCAAAATTAGTAAAATATGGTGTTTGTACAACTCATCCTGACATTAATGTCCTAATGCACGATACAAATGCTAAGAAAACTACTGTTCAGGCTTTACAGCAAATTATAGACGGGTATAAAAAGGCAGGATATACATTTGAAACGTTAAATGTAAACAGCCCTAGAATCCAACATGTTAAACAGCCTGAAATAAAATAA